In bacterium, one DNA window encodes the following:
- a CDS encoding NAD(P)H-dependent oxidoreductase: MKSVILYYSRTGKTRFLAEKLQQELGGDLVEIRDLKKRRGPFGFLRGVRDAHLGLNTEVAPSGFDLSKYGLIILGTPVWAYSPTPALNAFLQTCNLMDKKVIIFVTSRGVGYHRAIDILKGKVEAKGGKVVGVGSVKTWLRGKKYLFRAGVELTKLWKT; encoded by the coding sequence ATGAAAAGCGTGATTCTCTACTATTCCCGGACGGGGAAGACAAGATTTTTAGCAGAGAAACTTCAACAGGAACTGGGTGGAGACTTAGTGGAGATAAGAGATCTTAAGAAGAGAAGGGGGCCTTTTGGTTTCCTCAGAGGGGTGCGGGACGCCCACCTTGGCTTAAACACTGAAGTGGCTCCTTCAGGTTTTGATCTAAGCAAATATGGACTGATTATATTGGGTACACCTGTTTGGGCATACAGTCCCACTCCTGCCCTTAACGCGTTTCTCCAGACCTGTAATCTTATGGATAAAAAGGTAATTATATTTGTTACCTCAAGAGGAGTGGGATATCACCGGGCTATCGATATTTTAAAGGGCAAAGTGGAAGCAAAAGGAGGAAAAGTAGTAGGAGTCGGTTCGGTAAAGACGTGGCTCAGGGGAAAGAAATACCTCTTCAGGGCTGGAGTCGAACTGACAAAATTGTGGAAAACTTAG
- the mnmE gene encoding tRNA uridine-5-carboxymethylaminomethyl(34) synthesis GTPase MnmE: MNIDTEDTIAAISTPMGEGGFGIVRLSGSQAIPIVLRLFIPKRKKNLAGVDTFTIHYGHIYDREKLVDEVLLSVMRAPYTYTREDVAEISCHGGIVPLRKVLELCLMEGARLAEPGEFTLRAFLNGRIDLIQAEAVCDIIRSRTDAALNCALHQMEGHLSITVNRIRDCIVDLLAHIEACLDYSEEDIPHLSRGELAERMEKLSGELKELLKSAQSGRILREGLQTTIVGKPNVGKSSLLNVLLEEDKAIVTPVPGTTRDVVEDMVNILGIPMKIMDTAGIRRARDEIEMAGIERTRRAIALADLVLFVIDLSIPLSEEDCHIAENLLGRKTILVANKCDLPQVVSEGEIRELWASCLNRLEPEKESLSVNSANPAHDSLSNPSILRNPPLIKVSATKKTRIKDLQELIYHLFIKGEVSISDAVLVTNVRHQDALVKAEESLKKGIEACGRGESEEFIALDLRRALKALGEIVGETATEDILSRIFSKFCIGK; the protein is encoded by the coding sequence TTGAACATTGATACAGAGGATACAATTGCTGCCATCTCCACTCCAATGGGGGAGGGCGGATTTGGCATTGTCCGCTTAAGTGGAAGCCAGGCTATCCCCATTGTGCTGAGACTGTTCATTCCCAAAAGGAAGAAGAATTTAGCCGGGGTAGACACATTTACCATCCATTATGGACACATCTACGATAGAGAAAAATTGGTAGACGAAGTTCTCCTCAGCGTGATGCGGGCGCCTTATACTTATACCCGTGAAGATGTGGCAGAGATTTCTTGCCATGGGGGGATAGTTCCCCTGCGCAAGGTTCTGGAATTATGTTTAATGGAAGGTGCCCGGTTAGCAGAGCCGGGGGAGTTCACCCTGAGAGCTTTCCTAAATGGCAGAATAGACCTTATCCAGGCCGAGGCAGTCTGTGATATAATCAGGTCTCGAACTGACGCCGCCCTGAATTGTGCACTCCACCAGATGGAAGGACACTTATCTATAACTGTAAACAGGATTCGTGACTGTATAGTAGACCTTCTGGCCCACATTGAAGCTTGCCTCGACTATTCTGAAGAGGATATTCCCCATCTTTCCCGAGGAGAATTAGCGGAAAGGATGGAGAAACTCTCCGGGGAGTTAAAAGAACTTCTGAAGTCTGCGCAATCAGGAAGAATTTTACGAGAAGGTTTGCAGACAACCATAGTGGGCAAGCCTAATGTGGGGAAGTCCTCCCTGTTGAACGTGCTTCTTGAAGAGGATAAGGCGATTGTAACTCCTGTTCCGGGAACGACCAGAGATGTGGTTGAAGATATGGTTAATATTCTCGGCATTCCCATGAAGATTATGGATACCGCGGGAATCAGACGTGCCCGGGATGAAATTGAAATGGCAGGGATAGAACGGACGAGAAGGGCTATTGCACTTGCAGACCTTGTCCTTTTTGTAATCGATTTATCGATACCCTTGAGCGAAGAGGATTGTCATATCGCAGAAAACCTACTGGGCAGGAAAACAATCTTAGTGGCTAATAAATGTGACCTTCCCCAGGTGGTATCTGAGGGAGAAATAAGAGAACTGTGGGCATCTTGCCTTAATCGACTTGAGCCCGAAAAAGAATCATTATCGGTTAATTCAGCTAACCCCGCACATGACAGTTTAAGCAATCCCTCTATTCTGAGAAACCCGCCTTTAATTAAAGTATCAGCAACCAAAAAGACAAGAATAAAAGATTTACAAGAGCTAATCTACCATCTATTTATTAAGGGAGAAGTGAGTATCTCTGATGCTGTTCTGGTTACAAACGTTAGGCATCAAGATGCTCTGGTAAAAGCTGAAGAATCCTTAAAAAAGGGAATAGAAGCTTGCGGGAGGGGAGAGTCGGAAGAATTTATAGCCCTCGATTTACGCCGGGCACTGAAGGCGCTGGGAGAAATTGTGGGAGAGACTGCCACTGAAGATATTTTAAGTAGAATCTTCTCCAAATTCTGTATAGGCAAATAA
- the jag gene encoding RNA-binding cell elongation regulator Jag/EloR has protein sequence MEEKEFSGKNVEEAIEKGLKELGLSRDDVEVKILDEGKAGLFGLMGASPAKIKLIVKPLKGLKAEEKGKAAREKLSGGNLISAQKKVKEELNEILKLMGMEAEVTTSLEEEKVVADIKSENGAILIGKKGQTLNALQLIVNLIVNRDEKTRTKVIVDTENYRQRRENALVKMAGEVADEVKSKGRSRELEPMNPAERRVIHLALKDDRDVETTSQGEGNFRKVVVSPKKK, from the coding sequence ATGGAAGAGAAAGAATTTAGTGGTAAGAATGTCGAGGAAGCAATTGAGAAAGGATTAAAAGAGCTCGGCCTTTCCCGGGACGATGTGGAAGTAAAGATTCTCGATGAAGGCAAGGCAGGATTATTTGGTCTCATGGGGGCAAGCCCGGCTAAAATCAAGCTGATAGTTAAGCCTTTGAAAGGTTTAAAAGCTGAAGAGAAAGGAAAAGCAGCTCGGGAGAAACTTTCTGGCGGCAATCTTATTTCTGCTCAGAAAAAAGTAAAGGAAGAACTGAATGAAATCCTAAAATTAATGGGAATGGAAGCAGAAGTAACCACCTCCTTAGAAGAGGAGAAGGTAGTGGCAGACATCAAAAGTGAAAACGGGGCAATTCTAATCGGGAAGAAAGGTCAGACTCTAAATGCCCTCCAGCTAATTGTGAATCTAATTGTGAATAGAGACGAAAAGACGAGAACAAAGGTAATTGTAGATACTGAAAATTATCGTCAGCGACGGGAGAATGCATTAGTGAAGATGGCCGGGGAGGTGGCTGATGAAGTGAAGAGTAAGGGCAGGTCTCGTGAGTTAGAACCAATGAATCCCGCTGAGCGCCGAGTAATCCATCTTGCATTGAAGGATGATAGGGATGTGGAGACTACCTCACAGGGAGAAGGCAATTTCAGGAAAGTGGTGGTCTCTCCAAAGAAGAAATAG
- the yidC gene encoding membrane protein insertase YidC, with protein sequence MEKKTILAVVISMIILLVWSRFLRPPPVEKKVAPVTEREERVEEIDREARVSPRALQLDKEAKQVVVVTDTSRIVLATQGARVLEWSIKEKGNAVDLVLESFRSQGILPLDLEIEGFPGLSHAHFQTEEEELVLEEGKEGEVLFNYRLGKGLLLSKIYRFSYGGYLQSLEVRIHNQSKIPQQIGNLTLLWQAGLSIDEALLKENMKMMKAQGRIEGMVIKKLKPSTYTGKIEWIGVTNRYFLAAFINGEEDFSTGKVEIFDKHTPAVGLIAPSSILEPNQIKSYKVDLLVGPKDYGYLKNFNIGLERTLDFGLFGFLSTIFLSVLNFFYRLTYNYGFSIIILTCILQVFTFPLTRKSFKSMEAMKSLQPKMKELKLKYKDDPKRLNVETMNLYRSRKMNPFGGCLPMILQIPIFWALFTMLRNAVELRHSPFIFWIEDLSMKDPIYVLPILMGATMFLQQKLTATGDPAQSKMMMFMPVFFTVIFLKFPSGLVLYWLTNNILTLTMQLIMKRKSKVKA encoded by the coding sequence ATGGAGAAAAAAACGATACTTGCTGTAGTCATTTCCATGATAATTCTTCTGGTCTGGTCAAGATTTTTGCGCCCTCCTCCCGTGGAGAAAAAAGTTGCTCCTGTTACAGAAAGAGAGGAGAGAGTGGAAGAGATTGACAGGGAAGCGAGGGTTTCTCCTCGAGCTTTGCAACTTGACAAAGAGGCTAAACAAGTAGTAGTAGTCACCGACACTTCCAGAATTGTCCTCGCCACCCAGGGAGCAAGAGTGCTGGAATGGTCTATTAAGGAGAAAGGAAATGCAGTCGACCTCGTTCTGGAGAGCTTTCGTAGCCAGGGGATTCTACCTCTCGATTTGGAGATAGAGGGCTTTCCTGGACTTTCCCATGCCCATTTCCAAACAGAGGAGGAAGAACTCGTATTGGAGGAGGGCAAGGAAGGAGAAGTTCTTTTCAATTATCGGTTGGGTAAGGGACTGCTTCTCTCCAAGATATACCGGTTCTCCTATGGAGGTTATCTGCAAAGTCTGGAAGTGAGAATTCATAACCAGTCCAAAATCCCTCAACAGATAGGAAATCTGACCCTGTTATGGCAGGCAGGGTTATCCATAGACGAGGCTTTACTTAAAGAGAATATGAAGATGATGAAAGCACAGGGAAGGATTGAGGGGATGGTTATCAAAAAATTGAAACCCAGCACTTATACGGGTAAGATAGAGTGGATAGGTGTAACCAACCGATACTTCCTTGCTGCATTTATTAACGGGGAAGAGGATTTCTCTACGGGTAAAGTGGAAATCTTCGATAAGCATACTCCTGCTGTTGGTCTGATTGCTCCCTCTTCTATTTTAGAGCCCAACCAGATTAAGAGTTACAAAGTTGATCTATTAGTGGGGCCCAAGGACTATGGGTACTTGAAGAATTTTAATATTGGTCTGGAACGCACTCTCGACTTTGGACTTTTCGGATTCTTAAGCACAATCTTTCTATCTGTTTTAAACTTTTTTTATAGGCTAACTTATAACTATGGCTTCTCTATAATCATTTTAACCTGTATATTGCAGGTGTTCACCTTTCCTTTGACCAGGAAAAGTTTCAAATCGATGGAGGCAATGAAAAGCCTTCAGCCGAAGATGAAGGAATTGAAGTTGAAATATAAAGATGATCCCAAAAGACTTAATGTGGAAACGATGAATCTTTATCGTTCCCGGAAAATGAACCCTTTTGGTGGTTGTCTGCCGATGATTTTACAGATTCCTATATTCTGGGCACTGTTCACCATGCTTAGAAACGCAGTTGAGCTCCGCCATTCGCCTTTTATATTCTGGATAGAAGACCTATCCATGAAAGACCCTATCTATGTTTTACCAATTTTGATGGGAGCTACAATGTTTTTGCAACAGAAGTTGACTGCCACCGGTGACCCTGCGCAGTCTAAAATGATGATGTTTATGCCTGTTTTCTTTACGGTTATCTTCCTGAAGTTCCCTTCGGGTCTGGTTCTTTACTGGCTAACGAATAATATTCTCACCTTAACAATGCAATTGATTATGAAGAGGAAGTCGAAAGTTAAAGCCTGA
- the yidD gene encoding membrane protein insertion efficiency factor YidD, with product MAVNIIVMVIKFYQKISFLLPRACRFYPTCSEYTIQALKRYGIVKGAFLGIRRLLKCHPFHPGGYDPVK from the coding sequence ATGGCAGTAAATATAATTGTAATGGTGATTAAATTTTATCAGAAGATTTCATTTCTTCTCCCCAGGGCTTGCCGTTTCTATCCTACCTGTTCGGAGTATACAATTCAAGCCCTCAAGAGATACGGAATAGTGAAGGGGGCATTCTTAGGAATAAGAAGACTTTTGAAATGTCATCCTTTCCACCCCGGAGGTTACGACCCTGTAAAATAA